The Crassostrea angulata isolate pt1a10 chromosome 1, ASM2561291v2, whole genome shotgun sequence nucleotide sequence TCCAAAATTTGCTAACCAAGCAGGCACCTATTGAAGGTTATACGGAGTGGCTTGATAATATCATTGATAAATGTGTTTTGCAGGTAATTAATGTAAATTAGATAATTCATTATAAGGCCTACGTGCCGTTATCAATGACcttaattaacattttaattatcGGGGCCTATATAATTGACACTAGTTGCaatgtatattaatgtatatcaACATCAACTTTTTTCTGAAACAACATCGTAACGAGAAAAAGCCAGATGCACATGTACTAAGCACCCAAACGTTATTAATAGTTACAGTTTTTGTATTCGAAATTGAAGCAATGTTTACATTGTTATAGCCATTAAAGGACCATGACAAATCCTTCAAAGAAACTGCCTCCAAGTTCATTCTACACTGGGAGATAATAGGGTCCCTCTTCATGAGAGACCTCACCCTACACAATGCAAGCAGTTTTGGTAAGCGTACATCATACTTTTttgaatatatacaaaattttctACACACTCGAAAACGTTCGTATATCTCTAAAACGTCTAATTAGATTCTAAGTACCCTCTCATATGAATTGATGTGTACAGTTGTTCCGTGAAAGCATTCTGCATAATCCGCCTTCTCTGCCATTAAATTTTAACGGACGCCTCTATTTTAATTACACAGTTTTCAGATGGAGTAGTTCTATACTGTTTGTTTacctttgttatttttttgtcttCAGACACATCAAAGTTATGAAGCAATGTTGGATATCTGCAGTTTTCCGCGTGAATTGATTCgtataaattgtgttcttttttGCTGTAGGAGCATTCCATTTGATTCACATGATGTTTGACGAGTACGTCTTTCTGGTGATGGAGACGCAACATGACCAGGTTACAGATAAAACACTACAGAAGGCGGTGCAGAAGTACATGAAATGTGCAGGTATGTACCCTGATGATAAGTTTTCAATGAACTGCATAACGtggttcatgtacatgtattacaggaTATCACAAAATGTTTCAATACATTTCATGTAATAATCTTGGTCgtctaaaaaaaatgtaatagcAGTAACGAGTTCCAGTAGTTACACAATGATTCGaagatttatgattttgaattgcaatacatgtattaatatcatTCAGAGGAGATTAAGACCCAAGCTAAAGTGCGAGTGCCCTCATCCAAGCATTTAGTGTCTCCAAAAGGTCGGAAAAGGAAGATAGAGGAAGAAGTCTTTGATAGCAATGGTTagaacatatttaaaaattatccaatcTGACGTGTACTTTGCTTAAAAATGGGAACTATTTCATAAGTTAAACGTATTTAACCTATCGCTttatatgcatgcattttttcttttattcccCCCAACAGATGAGGGGGACAATACGGGTGGGATGGACGAGAACCGACCGGGTGCGGCCGATTCCTACTCGGCCATGAACGGTACCGCCTTCAGTCGACCGGCTCCGTCCATACATAGAGATCCTTGTAATCTGACATTTCCCGAGGAAAACTGTCGCTCAGGAATAAGCCATTCTACCTTGCCATTATCCCCACTCAAACACTACTCTACCATTAACGGAAGTGCCTACGACCGTCCCACGTACATATCTCAGTACGGTTTGAATTCCTATGGTGATATCATGAACACCAATAACAGTTTCACTACTCCTCGTGTGCAGCCTTACGGCGAAAGTCATATCAACACTTTCACGGCAGTGCCTTTTACTGGAAGTGTTCCCCAGGCAACGACGTCGTACTGGGCAGATAGTAGAACGCACCCGACATTTCACGAGACTTACAATCCGTACGGTTATAACAAGTTCCATTCTTCATATGATACTTACAACAAAAGCTCATTTCTGAGAGGATCAACTTACCAAGACTCTATAAATAGATCTGCATTTGAAAATTCTAGAAACTATTACAGAAGCTCTCATGATAATTTCCAAGGttagtttaaaataatttgcattCTTTACTAAgtttacaaaattatataatgAAAGCACAAAATATTATTTCTCTCTTGTTTTTTTCAGTAGGCAGTCATATTTCTATTGGAGGTTTGAATGGAACGTACATGGATATTGCGCAGCCGCAGTCCCAATATCCGCCGCGTCAGGATTCTGCCGTGTTCTTTCAAGATGACCTTTATGCAAATTCAATGCCTCCATCATTTTCAACCATAGGCAAACCATACTTTGCAGCCGCATTCCGATGAAATTACATAACTttataataattgaaataaataaaaaattaacaaattagtGAATTGTTCTTTGAATGCGATATTTCACAAGAGAACTAAAAAGGAAAACACTATAATATAAAATgtcatcataaaaataattatttattaacacaAAACATCAGCtcagtgttatatatatatatacatgtatgtacatgtatctggaaTGTAAAGTTGtccaaaataatatttatagttcaacaaaatatcaaagtataaataatgaaaacaatggcTTTTCTTTTACGCTTATTTACAAGAAATGACAAGACAACAGGTAGATATCATGTCCATGAAAATGCATAGATATATTAATGTAACACAATATTTCCGGATAACAACACGGCATGGTATAGCtggaattatttttggttttgATGGTGTGATCTTTAAATGTATATTAACTCCACAAACGTTCTTCTGGATTTCAAGACCCGTTTGTAACAACTTTCTTGACATCATATCAACTTCATGATAGCATTAAACACTCTAAACGCACCCTTCGTActgaatttgaaaacaaatattctCACTGACCAGTATTCACACGCAACATAGCGTCACACCAATGACGAAAGACACCCGGATGTAGCTGCACTCCTTGAGCAAATACCGATATCACATGTGCGGAATCCATTCACGGAATCGGCACAACTTTTAAGGCTCATTGATTAGCCTTGTACTGGCTCAAACTGACATCTGCGTATATGCGTTTTTTCATAcccaacttttgaaaaaaaaacaacaataagcACTTCATCAGCTCTGCAGAATATCTAGAACGAGTGGATGTTCTTTCATGACAGGCCATGAACACTTTTGTTTGTCCAATTCCTTGCTTATTTCAGTCATAGTCCTCAGAGCCGTTAGTCGGTCCAGTATGTGCCACAACCTTTGTTCTGGTCTGTAGTTTTTGCGTTTGGCCAGCACTCTTAGTGCGTTGATGAGTCGCCACTGAATCTGTTCCACTGCTTTGGGGTCCTCTAATTGGCATCGATCTGTTTTTAAAAGAGaggaaaaaaaagttattctGTGCCTAGGTAAAACAAAGGCCTAAGGGGAGATAAACTTCACAGAATTTGAACCTTATTGATTTcctgaaaattaaaaaactaaatttcATTTACTATTAAGTTTTAAATTCGTACTAATCGAATCGAATGTTTAGCTGAACAAAACgcacttaaaatttttaacaaatagtACGTGATGTAAACACTAGTTATAATTCTATGAATATTATATAAGAAGTTCCAACACCAATTTCCAAACACAacacacaaaatatggaataaaTGAGTACAAAACAGGTTTACATGTGATGaagagggaggggggggggggggggagtatgaTAAACACACCCAATGGGTAAGATGATATTTACAATTGCCGGCTTGGACACCTCCTTACCTGAAAAGGTAACGGCTATGCTACGCATCAAAAAACTTTCTTCCCAATCAAGTTTAATCTTTTGTAAGGTGGAAGCCATTTGATTGAACTGACTTGTGATCGATTCATCTATTCCGAACAGCTTATACACATCTTGAAGCTGCGCGTCGATCAGACCAGTAACAACTTTCAGATGAGGGTTAAAGCAGTGACAGTGACCAATGAACATAAATTCGAAATGTGAGGCTAAAACGAGAAAAAGAAAGATAGTAGCTAAAAGGGGGAAAATACCATTAAAATTTACCTGCAAAGGTTACACAAATGCCCCGAACAAGTATTATCTCATCAAATGCCAAGTCGAGGTTTTTGAGAGAGGTACTGAACTGGAATAAATTTTCGATGGCTTCCTTTTCTGCTACTTTGTTAATTTCAGATTCGTGTAAACCAATCATTCCTGACACAACTCGTAATTCGGGATTAAAACTTTTATGGAGCATCAAGAAGAAAAATTCGAAATGAGATGCTGCAAATCAAAATGTTACAATCAAAACATTTATATGTCACTTAACGTTGGTCCATTAAAGCAAACTTTGTTTCATGTAAGTAAACttgtgtaagaaaaaaaagaaggaagAATCTAAAACATGTCTTGAATGaccatttattatataatagctCTGAGTCTCTACTGCTatcttttatcattaattacGTTCAAAAACATCAAAAAGCGGTCATTTTATTTACCCTTTATTAGTTCCGTTTGGTCCGAGACGGACAAATCGGCAAAACCCGGAATAGTTCGGACAAAATCGACCATCATAGTCAGCCCATGCTCCATCCTGCACGCCATTTCTTTCATCAGATCTTGCCTGTTGTCCAAGTCGATTCCAGTCTCCTTGTAAAATTCATCCCAGACTTCTTTTGGAATCACAGACATGGTGCCAAATATTTCTACCTTCGCCTTGTATTCATTCTGGAAACAACAATATAaactttgatgattttaatgatACTTGGATCCCATTACTAGTATCCTGACATCATTTAAAATTGCCAATTTCGATCTGACTTGGGGTTATTGGACGACTTTAAGATCGAAGCTTTTCTGGGTTAAAAAATTTGGCCTAGATAATTCAATTCACTGAGGATGATAACTTCAAAACTTTTAAGTTATATTAATCTCCAATACGGGAGGTAAATATCAGTGATTTATGAAATATTCGTTTATAAATTAGATTGATTGGTTTAAAGCGATTCCTGTCAAATTTTGCCATACAAGGTACATTAACACAAACAAGAAGTGACTGCATGCTTCATGTAAAgcttcattaagattttttgtcCGGAAAATCACtatcaataatgaaaaaaatttaaaaagctaTGATATGAAATCCTGGACCTCTAAACAAAAGATGATACCTTCAGAATATGAAGAAAAAGTGGAGAATTGCGTACAACGTTTACCCAAGAGATCtcaaaatcaaccaaaaatCTTACATATATTTGCCACTGCCTGTTAAGGTTTGTTTCTCTATCAAAGATAGTATGGGCCTCGGGACAACTCTTCAGCAGCACCTCCTTAAGAGACTGGATGATTTGGTCCACCTCTGAGTCGCTTATATACGTCTCCATTTGGCGCGGTTTCTCCGCTACTTTCATTTTTCGGACCTCGACCGTGTCTTTTGTTCTCTTCTCATACGTGTAGCGTCCGGTCTTAATTGCTGggaaaaccaaaaaaattaaggtaaATAATGGCTTAATGTTCGTAATGGTCTGCATAGATAAAAAGATGAATACTGCATAATTGTTAATTGggtcttttttttataaatctttttataaaCTTGATCATCTCCGTTTGTCGTCTGCATTCGATGTTATAATTTAGgaattcatttcataatatcACTTTATGAAGTGCAATCATTtcggaagaaaaaaataagaaaggtTTGAGAGGAGGTCTTGACTGCTACCTCCAATGGACATGCCCACTTCCAAACACCTGGCGTATCGACAGGCCGCGCAGGGGTTTCTTTTTCCTGGACCCAAAACACAGCCTTCACCTTTACCAATGCATTTGTAGGACTCCTTGTTTTGTTGAATCTTAACGATGCTCCTTCTAAAGAACCCCTGTGACAACAAGTGAAAACGTCTTAAAATTAGACTTACTCCATGAAACTGGGACAAAACACAGCTGTAAgcgaaactttttttttttttaaacagaatcaAAATGGAACTCGTTTCCAATGATTTCTTACTGAAGATTTGATTTATGCACATGACAATAAAGACATGCGTGTTCAACAAACTGATGTCAAAAACTGTTAAGTTTACTTTAATTTACTTTACAGAGTTTCTGCCGCAACAACAGCCTCGTGAATGAATTAAAATCATACGCAAAAACAGTTGCTATAAAAGATACTAACCTTTTTattttcgttgttttttttattgttatcttagtaaaatcatttgaaaaaaagtcatttgagcttttcatatttatatatatgtataatcaCTCTCTGCATCCAACACTTACCTTGCATGCTTCGCACGTGTTAGCTCCATAATGAAAACCCGAGGCGTTGTCGCCACACACCCTACAGGGCGGAAGAAAGCTCGATTTTGTACTAGGGTCCTTCGCTTTGGACACCACACTTTTAATGGAACgattttttttggaataatTTGAATCTTGACCACAGGGTGTATCTGGACAATGCAAAACCTCTCCCGTCGATGGACTGCTTGCGCAAGATGATCCCGAGGCCTCACTTGCTGATATAGCATTTTCTACAATTTCTTCCATAATTTCGTCCGTCATTTTGGATGCCGAGTAGAAATCTTTAATGCCTTccatattcaaaatgaaatcgACAAGTTCCATCATTTTGGGAAGAGAAGTCtgaaaaagtaaaattgaatCAGCTTAGATACTTCTGCGATTAATTTGCAACTGAGATCTCTAACCCTTTTACCTATTTATATACTGcaaaaaatcttaattaaaagtgtaatgtttttttttttcgattttgttATTTACAACAGAAAATTGTTCCAGTTCAGTGCCTTTATTGTACAAGCGTGTATTTTTGCCGTTTACGGTCTGAGTTTCATCAATTTTCATTCACAAAAAACCGTGGGAGAAAGGGACACGTTATGCAAATGTGCTGTTTTGTCAACTGTGACAATTTGTGAATGAAGATTTAACAGTTCGTACTATTCAATTCTCGTTTTTGGAGGGATATATTTAGACTACCGGTGTCACGAATTGCTGTAAATATTTACGAATTATGGGAATTTCTTGTGAAAACCAAAAGACGAAATACACCTATCTGTCAATTTATTGATTGTTTCTACGTATGTGTTGCTCTAATTTAACTAGAGGCTTGGTTTTCTCAGAAAAGCTATAAAAACTtagatgaatatttttaaatatgtatccAGATTTTTTTAGCTAAGAGACACATCTGCTATTCCTAGTCGCGAGCAAATCAGAAACCGGGTGGTCTATTATTTTCTCGATCTTGGAGATGGTAAAATACCAATTGCATATTTAACGATATACACACTGTATGCATATATTTGATATGAATGTCTTCATTATTTAcgaaaaaatattataacaattttaagCATATCAGCAATTATATACCAAATCTAAAGTACCAAGGAAACAAAGAAAAGTTCAAATGTATGATCAAGTATTTGATGCAATAAGCATTAAGTTAAAGATGTAcacattttacatgtttataaaaatgcaaTGGTTAACGTGcatctttttaaaacatcaatttttttcacatCTGAATAAATGCACTTGTTCACACTTAATCAAAGTGTTCATTTTccaaataattcatatttaaccCAAGATAAcctatttcaaaatatcatttgtaattttccAAGACCACCTGCAAATTCGATACATTCTGCATTCAAATTAAGACAAAATAAATTCTCGCGCAtgcattaaaaattattattcataGTTTTAACGGTGACTTATAGGTATACAATGGGTTGGTGTTTTGATTTATGTAATTGTATACTATTCAAATGTAAAAGATGCAAGGTCACTAGAATAAATGATTCACTTACTAACTTACACAGTATAATTCATAAacaatatctctctctctctcaaaaaaaaaaaaaaaagataatttatcgattgttgttttaaaattctaatttaaaacTTATGATCGAAATTAATGGAGAACGGAAATTACGTCAAATGATGTCATTGTATAATTGATTGTCATGCTTTAATGTATGGTGCAGCACTGTCTCAATTAAACTGTTTAACTTAGTTACCTTTTAAAGTGTATCGTTAAAAACATCATCTTTTTTtctcccccccccttttttttctttttgccgATGCGCAAATACGCTTAAAATATGAAAGAAGAAAATTCACTTTACATCAAAGTGTTTATCTATGTCAGAATCCATTTTCTTCATACTGCAGTAATTTTAGGAGTTTTTTGTTTCCGTTTATTTTTTCGGGACAGGGGTGGATATTCCAACTACTAGTAAGTTGATCCAAATAATTAACATGaaatttatgttttcattttttttcggGATAGGGATGGAGGTTTCAATTACTGGTATGTTGATTCAAataattaacatgtatattagtgtgtaatatactttaaaaaataattttgaaaaggtGTTTAATCAACAATATTTTGCAAATCGTCAAATTATCtatctttatttagaaaaagTATGCAGCCTTGTTTTGAGAATGCTTTCTGTTGacttcaaataaaaatcaaaggtGACATAaccatgaataaaaaaaacttgttagCTGCAACcggagttggggggggggggaggtgggGGGTGTCCAACCAatagtttaatttttcaaattttagattAAAGTACACTGTTTACATAATCATACCTTTCGAATAAGTAGTTTTGTAATTGTAATTTGtaataacttataaaaaatatggcATACTCTTGAAATAATAACGCTGTGGAATCAtatgttttggggttttttttaaagtcgtgCGATGTAGCTGCCCCTATATCGTCAATTTGCATTGGcaaacaaattcattttttcttgaCAATTCATCACATGTTTATGGGTTTCATTTTGGAAAGTTTGacaaacggaaatgacgtcaaatattattgtttttgcAT carries:
- the LOC128184777 gene encoding nuclear receptor subfamily 1 group D member 2-like isoform X1 → MVIETVLQCDLEAGAGSLHREGSMERFATEFSSDGSSFMIEDHLPFGEVLAVEDETNSSELSEFTENGLLKLSLNEFVLNESPCAGRDSQEKLNYGLSECGLPNTTALECFELGLGECTQELSENKDLFNSDLFNPGKNNVSYIQSDQAEEVSMSRGDSLNLTECLNSDRGFEKPDQTEIKTSLPKMMELVDFILNMEGIKDFYSASKMTDEIMEEIVENAISASEASGSSCASSPSTGEVLHCPDTPCGQDSNYSKKNRSIKSVVSKAKDPSTKSSFLPPCRVCGDNASGFHYGANTCEACKGFFRRSIVKIQQNKESYKCIGKGEGCVLGPGKRNPCAACRYARCLEVGMSIGAIKTGRYTYEKRTKDTVEVRKMKVAEKPRQMETYISDSEVDQIIQSLKEVLLKSCPEAHTIFDRETNLNRQWQIYNEYKAKVEIFGTMSVIPKEVWDEFYKETGIDLDNRQDLMKEMACRMEHGLTMMVDFVRTIPGFADLSVSDQTELIKASHFEFMFIGHCHCFNPHLKVVTGLIDAQLQDVYKLFGIDESITSQFNQMASTLQKIKLDWEESFLMRSIAVTFSDRCQLEDPKAVEQIQWRLINALRVLAKRKNYRPEQRLWHILDRLTALRTMTEISKELDKQKCSWPVMKEHPLVLDILQS
- the LOC128184777 gene encoding nuclear receptor subfamily 1 group D member 2-like isoform X2, coding for MVIETVLQCDLEAGAGSLHREGSMERFATEFSSDGSSFMIEDHLPFGEVLAVEDETNSSELSEFTENGLLKLSLNEFVLNESPCAGRDSQEKLNYGLSECGLPNTTALECFELGLGECTQELSENKDLFNSDLFNPGKNNVSYIQSDQAEEVSMSRGDSLNLTECLNSDRGFEKPDQTEIKTSLPKMMELVDFILNMEGIKDFYSASKMTDEIMEEIVENAISASEASGSSCASSPSTGEVLHCPDTPCGQDSNYSKKNRSIKSVVSKAKDPSTKSSFLPPCRVCGDNASGFHYGANTCEACKGFFRRSIVKIQQNKESYKCIGKGEGCVLGPGKRNPCAACRYARCLEVGMSIGAIKTGRYTYEKRTKDTVEVRKMKVAEKPRQMETYISDSEVDQIIQSLKEVLLKSCPEAHTIFDRETNLNRQWQIYNEYKAKVEIFGTMSVIPKEVWDEFYKETGIDLDNRQDLMKEMACRMEHGLTMMVDFVRTIPGFADLSVSDQTELIKASHFEFFFLMLHKSFNPELRVVSGMIGLHESEINKVAEKEAIENLFQFSTSLKNLDLAFDEIILVRGICVTFADRCQLEDPKAVEQIQWRLINALRVLAKRKNYRPEQRLWHILDRLTALRTMTEISKELDKQKCSWPVMKEHPLVLDILQS